The sequence below is a genomic window from Brevibacillus laterosporus.
TAAAAATACAGGTATGTAATCTTTCCCTCGTAGTCTACGGGGTTATAACCTTTTGCTTCCTTGGCACAATCCTCACTTATTGAGAAACAAGTGTCACTAGTTACAGTTATTCAAGCCAAAAAATCTGCCCCCCCATCAATACTTTGTTGGGATTGCGATATAATGGTGGGATTGTCAGACTTAAGAGAGAACAGGTTTTGTCCAAATGTAATTCAAACAGTATAATATAGGTAATTCATCCATGAGAGGTAGGTGCCTATCTTTTGTCTACAGCAGGAGTTTTAGAACGCATCCAAATTAATTTTCACCTGCTATCTTCCAAAGAAAAAGAAATCGCAGAATACATCCGTAAGCATAAAGACCTGATTCTAAATATTAATATTAAGGAATTGGCTCAAAAAGTGGAAACATCCACTTCAACCATTACCCGTTTCTGCAAGAAGATCGGCTGTAATAATTTTGTGGAGTTTAAAATTATGCTAAGTCGCGATGTTGCTCCTGTCGAAACGAGTGAAAATACGTTTGCGCAAGTAGGAAATACCTACTTACAGATCATCCAATCTACTATTGAAATGATTGACCCTACTATCATCAAGCAGATTGTTCAATTGATTATGAATTCGCGCGTTATCCATATCTATGGTATCGGCAGTTCAGGATTAACCGCCTTGGAGATGAAAAACAGATTAGTTCGGTTCGGTTTAATTGTGGATGCTATTATTGATCCACATATGATGCTTATGGATGCTGCGCTGTTAACCAACAACGATTTGGTCATTTGCTTATCAAACACGGGTATGACCCGTGAAGTCATTGATGCAGCAAGAGAGGCTAAGTCACATGAGGCGACCGTCGTCAGCATCACGAATTATAATCATACGCCCCTCACTGATACTTCCGATGTGGTCCTGTTCACATCGAACTTGCGAAGAAGTGATGAGCTACAGTTAGTGCAAAGCCAACTTGCCTTCTATTTCATCATAGATGTCATTTCCATGTTGTTAGCTGAGGATACTCTTTTATTGGCTAAAAGAAGAGAAACCCTGCGAGTACTCTATCAGCACAAGCAAGGATAATTTGTGCAAAAAAGAAGGCTACGCCAAACAATCGGCAAAGCCTTCTTTCTGATATCCCTTCTCTTTCACACTTTCCGCTTGAAAGAATCGATGAGAAGAAACATATCTCTTTACTTCGAGATTTGATCGACAAAACGTTTAGTAATTTGTTGCGGTCGAGTTATCGCTCCTCCTACAACAACGGCATACACTCCTAATTCCAAGCAGCGCTTTGCCATATCAGGAGTCAAAATATTTCCCTCCGCAATCATTGGAACAGAAATATGTGTAAGCATGTCCTTTAGAATGGCAAAATCGTTATCGTACAGCTTTTGACCTTTACTCTGAGGAGTGTAACCAATGAGCGTGGTAGAAATAAAATCGAAGCCAAGCTCCTCCGCTTTTTTCGCTTCTGCCAAGGTGGCAATGTCCGCCATTAGCAATTGGTGAGGATATTTCACCTTTATTTCCTGAACAAATTGTTCCAGTGTTTTACCTGTAGGGCGAATTCGATCAGTCGCATCCAGCGCAATAATCTCGCAACCTGTCTCTACCAGCTCATCGATTTCTTTCATGGTGGTGGTAATATAGATTTCCGAATCTTCGTAATCGCGTTTCACGATTCCCATGATGGGTAGATTGACCTGCTTTTTAATTTCTGCAATATCTTCTTTCGTATTGGCGCGAATGCCAACAGCTCCACCATCTTTAGCTGCCCGTGCCATTCTGCCCATGATAAAGGAGCTGTGCAAAGGTTCATCCGACAATGCTTGACATGATACCACCAAGCCACGTTTGATTTGTGCTTTTATTGCTTCGTTTGTCATTTCATTCACGGTACCTACACTCCTAATGTCTCTTCAATTTCATTCTTGATGATAGTTACGTGCGGTCCATAAATTACTTGAACTCCATTTCCTTTCATAATGACACCTTTTGCTCCCGTTTTCTTAAGATCTTCTTCTGAAACTTTTTGTCCGTCAAAAACAGTCATGCGTAAGCGAGTAGCGCAACAGTCCACATCTTTAATATTTTGGCTGCCACCTAAGGCTTCAATTATAATAGCTGCACGATTCGTTTGTGTTACATCTATTCCATTCTCGTATGATGTCTGATCATCTTCACGTCCAGGAGTTTTAATATTCCACTTCATAATCGCGAAACGGAATGTGAAGTAATACAGGAAGAACCAAAAAGCCCCAATCATCGGCACATAAATCCAGTTGGTTTTCGCAGTACCTTGTAGAATACCAAACAAGACAAAGTCAATAAATCCACCTGAGAAGGTTTGACCAATGGTAATTTGGAAAATATGAGCCACCATAAACGCTAAACCGTCAAAAAATGCATGTACAACATACAGAACAGGAGCAATAAATAGGAACGAAAATTCAATGGGTTCCGTAATCCCTGTCAAAAAGCATGTTAGACCTGCTGAAAGCAAAAGACCGGCTACTTTTTTGCGATTTTCCGGCTTCACACATTGATATATGGCGAGTACTGCACCTAACAATCCAAACATCATTGTTATAAAACGACCGGACATAAAACGT
It includes:
- a CDS encoding N-acetylmannosamine-6-phosphate 2-epimerase, encoding MNEMTNEAIKAQIKRGLVVSCQALSDEPLHSSFIMGRMARAAKDGGAVGIRANTKEDIAEIKKQVNLPIMGIVKRDYEDSEIYITTTMKEIDELVETGCEIIALDATDRIRPTGKTLEQFVQEIKVKYPHQLLMADIATLAEAKKAEELGFDFISTTLIGYTPQSKGQKLYDNDFAILKDMLTHISVPMIAEGNILTPDMAKRCLELGVYAVVVGGAITRPQQITKRFVDQISK
- a CDS encoding MurR/RpiR family transcriptional regulator, which translates into the protein MSTAGVLERIQINFHLLSSKEKEIAEYIRKHKDLILNINIKELAQKVETSTSTITRFCKKIGCNNFVEFKIMLSRDVAPVETSENTFAQVGNTYLQIIQSTIEMIDPTIIKQIVQLIMNSRVIHIYGIGSSGLTALEMKNRLVRFGLIVDAIIDPHMMLMDAALLTNNDLVICLSNTGMTREVIDAAREAKSHEATVVSITNYNHTPLTDTSDVVLFTSNLRRSDELQLVQSQLAFYFIIDVISMLLAEDTLLLAKRRETLRVLYQHKQG